From a single Miscanthus floridulus cultivar M001 chromosome 8, ASM1932011v1, whole genome shotgun sequence genomic region:
- the LOC136475950 gene encoding vegetative cell wall protein gp1-like, whose translation MDRPPHLVIDLNEAPSPPPSDTPPAQAPSPPRQLAPPVQAPLPLPPPPPPQQLPPLLPPQLPLGAPNQQARLQQEALDVVLRFHRPLELRNTPFGPIGNVPAGLLPCLGLPLLPLPPPAPHPGEAGCGNPLPPCSSCGLPEILGGTLVCDACERGFHPSCVRVWPPLLPPPPPPGPPGARRPRAAANEDWICPECERRGARSTRWKLGAVELDINAAPPEDPVAVIANDIRRQLLELFLIITIIDYIDSILLAIELLILTGYESE comes from the coding sequence ATGGATCGCCCGCCGCATCTCGTCATCGACCTCAACGAggccccgtcgccgccgccgagcgACACCCCGCCGGCGCAGGCCCCGTCGCCGCCGCGGCAGTTGGCTCCGCCGGTCCAAGCCCCGCTGCCGctgcctccgccaccgccgccgcagcagcttcCTCCTCTGCTGCCGCCGCAGCTGCCCCTGGGTGCGCCCAACCAACAGGCGCGGCTCCAGCAGGAGGCGCTCGATGTGGTGCTTCGGTTCCACCGCCCCCTCGAGCTGAGGAATACTCCCTTTGGGCCCATAGGGAACGTGCCCGCCGGTTTGCTCCCTTGTCTTGGGCTGCCGCTGCTCCCTCTGCCGCCGCCGGCGCCTCACCCGGGGGAGGCGGGCTGTGGCAACCCGCTGCCCCCCTGCTCGTCCTGCGGCCTCCCGGAGATTCTGGGGGGAACCTTGGTCTGCGACGCGTGTGAAAGGGGGTTCCATCCCAGCTGCGTCCGCGTCTGGCCGCCTCTCCTCCCCCCGCCCCCGCCACCCGGCCCCCCTGGCGCGCGGCGGCCCCGCGCCGCTGCGAACGAGGACTGGATCTGCCCTGAGTGCGAGAGGCGTGGCGCTCGCTCCACCCGCTGGAAGCTGGGTGCAGTTGAGCTTGACATCAACGCTGCTCCGCCGGAGGACCCCGTCGCAGTCATCGCCAACGACATCCGCAGGCAGTTACTTGAGCTCTTTTTAATTATTACTATTATTGATTATATCGATAGTATATTATTGGCCATCGAACTCCTTATTCTTACTGGCTATGAGTCTGAGTAA